A stretch of DNA from Rhodoluna sp. KAS3:
CCATCGAACTTGGTCGACTGGAATGCCTCTCCGGTGCCGCCGTTTAGGGCAACAAACTCGAGCTTTAGGCTCTCGTCTCCAGTGAATTTTGCGCCATCACCCTCGGTGATGATTTTGGTCTCGATCTTGTCCGAGGTTAGGGGTGTCGGGAATTCCACAGTTGGAACACTCCCAGCTGCGCCTGAAGTCTTGATCTGAGCCGCATTTTCGCCGGCCACGAAGGTGTCGCAGGTTTGCTCGACACCGGCAAAAAGTTCATCAACCGGGTTTGCTGACGCACATCCGGCGAGAGTAACGGTAAGTGAGGCAGCTGCGAAGACAGCAATAAATTTGCGCAAGGTTATTTCTTTCAAGTCGTTTGGCTTTAGTTTACTCAGCGGTGCTGTGAAATTACTGCTGGCTTTTCGCTTCAGCAGCAGCGTTAGCACTTCGGATGGTTTTACGCAGTTTCTTGTCTGAAACTTTGCGTTCACCCATGTGATCCGGGTTCCAAACAGCCAAGTCCTCATCGGCAAACTCAGGCTTGGCCTTCGTGGTTTTGAAGTCGGGAAGAACTGCGCCAGGTGCCAGGCGGCGGGCAGTAACCAGGAATCCTGTGTGCCCAATCATTCTGTGCTCCGGACGCACTGCCAAGCCCTGTAGGTGCCACCCGCGAACCATGGATTCCCAGGCCTCTGGCTCGGCAAACAACTGGCTCTTTTTCAGAGCCTCGGTAAATCGAGAAAGCTGAGTAACCGTCGCAACGTACCCGATGATGATTCCGCCCGGAGTCAGAGCATCTGCACATTCTTGAATGCATTCCCAAGGTGCCAACATGTCGAGCACAATTCGATCGACAGATCCAGGTTCGGTCTTTTTAGGTAGTTCGTCCTGAAGGTCACCCAGGTGAATGTTCCAGTTGTCTGGAACCAGGCCTAGATTGGTAGCCACGTTGGCACGGGCAATTTCGGCAAATTCAGAACGGCGCTCGAACGAATCGAGTGTTCCGTGATCACCAATAGCCCGCAGAAGATACATGCTCAGGCCACCAGAGCCGACGCCGGCTTCAATCACGCGGGCACCCGGATAGATGTCGCCCATCACGACAATCTGTGCCGAGTCCTTTGGGTAGATGATGTTGGCGCCTCGTGGCATAGACAAAACAAAGTCACTTAGAAGTGGGCGGAAGGCCAAGTATTCAACACCGGTTTGGTTGGCAATTACTGAACCTTCAGGCTTGCCGATGATGTCGTCGTGCATCAAATCACCTCGGTGGGTGCCATAGCGCGCACCCTCAACCAGAGTAATTGTGTTTAGTCGACCTTTTGGTCCGGTGAGCTGAACTCGATCACCGGCACGGAAAGGACCGGTAGGTAGGCCGGCATCGCTGAGTTTTGTCATGGTTTCCTATCTAAAAAAGATTACGAAGGTCATCGACGGTGACTCCCACCAAGGTCGGCCATATGATCCGACCCGGGATGTTTGGAATCTCGATGAAATTTGGTACGCCGATCGCCTTGGTTCCGGCCGCCTCGGCACTTCGAAGGCCGGTATTTGAATCTTCAATTGCAACGCAGTCGGTTGCATCCACCCCGAGCAGCTCCGCCGCACGCAGGTAAGGGTCTGGAAACGGCTTTCCCCTGGCAACGTCGTCGCCGCCAACGATTACATCGAAGGCCTTAAAAGGGATTTGATCCGCGACTTCCTGTGCCATGTGATGGAGTGACATGGTTACGAGGGCAGTCTTGATGCCAGCTTCGCGGAGTGCCAGCAGGAGCTCCTTTGCGCCCGGGCGCCAAGGCACCTCAACCGCCAACTGCTCCCTGACTCCATCGGTGAGTCGAGTAATAATTTCGTGCGGATGTAACGAGCTGTCAAGTTTCTCTTTGATTACTTGTGATGATTCATAAAGACTCATTCCAATTAGGTCAAAGCCATCCTGCTGGGACCATTCACGAGAGTGAGCAGCTGCGAGATCGCGTTCGCTTTTCATCCAGTAGTGCTCGGAATCAACCAGCGTGCCATCCATGTCCCAAAGGACTGCTGCAGGCAGCTGATTTTTCAACATAATGCTCCGATTTTACCC
This window harbors:
- a CDS encoding HAD family phosphatase — translated: MLKNQLPAAVLWDMDGTLVDSEHYWMKSERDLAAAHSREWSQQDGFDLIGMSLYESSQVIKEKLDSSLHPHEIITRLTDGVREQLAVEVPWRPGAKELLLALREAGIKTALVTMSLHHMAQEVADQIPFKAFDVIVGGDDVARGKPFPDPYLRAAELLGVDATDCVAIEDSNTGLRSAEAAGTKAIGVPNFIEIPNIPGRIIWPTLVGVTVDDLRNLF
- a CDS encoding tRNA (adenine-N1)-methyltransferase, which translates into the protein MTKLSDAGLPTGPFRAGDRVQLTGPKGRLNTITLVEGARYGTHRGDLMHDDIIGKPEGSVIANQTGVEYLAFRPLLSDFVLSMPRGANIIYPKDSAQIVVMGDIYPGARVIEAGVGSGGLSMYLLRAIGDHGTLDSFERRSEFAEIARANVATNLGLVPDNWNIHLGDLQDELPKKTEPGSVDRIVLDMLAPWECIQECADALTPGGIIIGYVATVTQLSRFTEALKKSQLFAEPEAWESMVRGWHLQGLAVRPEHRMIGHTGFLVTARRLAPGAVLPDFKTTKAKPEFADEDLAVWNPDHMGERKVSDKKLRKTIRSANAAAEAKSQQ